The segment AGCCATATTTTGAAAATGTGGATATAGCGGTTATTAAAACAGTTGTAGAGCGTTATAAGGCACAAGGCTCGTATGCGACAGATCCTATTCTTGATAAAGGAGAGTGGGATCACTTGCAAACAATTATGGAGGAAGCAGGTGAACTTCCTCAACGTGTGGAGTATGAACAGCTAGTTAATACAACCTTTGCAAAAAAGGCTGTTGAATAATATGACATTTTTACAGCTAGAAAACATTCACCATAGTTATTTTTCAAGCACCCAGGCAAAGGAAGTATTATATGATATTAGTTTAAGCATTCGGGAAGGTGAATTTGTATCTTTTATCGGACCAAGTGGCTGTGGGAAAACAACATTATTATCTATTATCGCGGGATTATTCCCTGCAACAGAGGGGAAAATTTATATAGATGGAGAGGAGCTGTCGACGCTTCATCAGCCTAGCATTGGCTATATGCTACAGCAAGACTATTTATTTCCTTGGAAAACTATCGAGGAGAATGTCACAATTGGCTTAAAATTGATGGAGCGCAAGACGAAAACACATAAAGTAACAGCCAATGCACTTTTGCAGGAAATAGGCTTGCCACACATAGGCAAAAATTATCCACGCGAATTATCAGG is part of the Lysinibacillus sp. FSL K6-0232 genome and harbors:
- a CDS encoding ABC transporter ATP-binding protein, whose amino-acid sequence is MTFLQLENIHHSYFSSTQAKEVLYDISLSIREGEFVSFIGPSGCGKTTLLSIIAGLFPATEGKIYIDGEELSTLHQPSIGYMLQQDYLFPWKTIEENVTIGLKLMERKTKTHKVTANALLQEIGLPHIGKNYPRELSGGMRQRVALARTLAVNPKILLLDEPFSALDYQSKLKLEDLVVETLKTYKKTAILVTHDIGEAIAMSERVFLFSANPGTLHKVFEIPQVLRELSPFDVRQHPAYTDVFQTIWKELESLG